From Aliarcobacter butzleri, the proteins below share one genomic window:
- a CDS encoding response regulator, with amino-acid sequence MSNNLFSKKHFDILIVEDEPILAMAMEVKLKKLGFGVSGIATSPDNAILHTNNNHPDLAIIDINLNASKTGIEVACYMWKNFNIPIIFLTSYYNDKILNQAMEAEPYAYLIKPCKNEELKVAINTALHKHQFFFKNKNLINSQNNKYIQIEQNIKFDLINTELYVDEKIVKLTKTEKKLFEILTSQAGKIVSFDTIFNFIWREDVYDLSKLRSLIYRVKTKLNFNPFESFYEEGYRIKTLEKTN; translated from the coding sequence TTGTCAAATAATTTATTTTCAAAAAAACACTTTGACATACTAATCGTAGAAGATGAACCAATACTAGCCATGGCGATGGAAGTAAAACTCAAAAAACTAGGTTTTGGTGTTAGTGGAATAGCTACATCACCTGATAATGCAATTTTACATACAAATAACAATCATCCAGATCTTGCAATTATCGATATTAACTTAAATGCATCAAAAACAGGAATTGAAGTAGCGTGTTATATGTGGAAAAATTTTAATATTCCAATTATTTTTTTAACTTCATACTATAACGATAAGATTTTAAATCAAGCTATGGAAGCTGAACCTTACGCATATTTAATAAAGCCTTGTAAAAATGAAGAACTAAAAGTTGCAATAAATACAGCATTACATAAACATCAATTCTTTTTTAAAAATAAAAATTTAATAAATTCTCAAAATAATAAATATATTCAAATTGAACAAAATATAAAGTTTGATTTGATAAACACAGAATTATATGTTGATGAAAAAATTGTAAAACTTACTAAAACAGAAAAAAAACTTTTTGAGATTCTTACATCACAAGCTGGTAAAATTGTTAGCTTTGATACTATTTTTAACTTTATTTGGAGAGAAGATGTATATGATTTATCAAAACTTCGTTCTTTAATATACAGAGTTAAAACAAAATTAAACTTCAACCCATTTGAAAGCTTTTATGAAGAAGGTTATAGGATAAAAACTCTTGAAAAAACTAACTAA
- a CDS encoding TonB-dependent siderophore receptor, with translation MKNYIVSKQHANKKIYLTASAITATILLSTPAILSAETVLDEINVNEKKDNYSESYKVDKSSSSKITQDLIDTPQTVQVITKKVMDEQQATTLQEALRNTPGITLNLGENGNTNAKDNINMRGFDVQGSIFKDGIRDLSNAVKDMYNTEAVEVTKGAVGSDNGRGVSSGYINQVSKTAKNVDEASGTAGYSTAKNARLTADLNKALNETTGIRLNVLKQKGDVAGRDEVEIDRTGIATSVAFGIGTATRTTINYEHTEQDDVPDGGIPTVGLNGGAKKADTSKFYGSSDDFEESKSDTFTIKFEQDISDNTMFTNTARYAKTSQEMLLTSPFNYSTTNSTVDRRMHARWQENEILTNQLNLTTEIQTGILLHKISTGIELTKENQLTKNYVSQAAQVTSLYNPTNISWNDLSFSGQKSDGETTTVGAYLFDSINIGEKFILTGGGRFDRYDTTNDIVSNTLVPSTLEDDGHLNSYKAGLVYKPLDNGSVYISRATTQLPPGGANFTLSATTTNANNPDMEPQKSVTDEIGTKWDLLDNRLSITTAIYKTVVENETMTESDGTTSQNGEKEVKGIEFGIVGDITDKWSMSAGFAKMDTEYTNSTSTSEGLSLRFAPEHTATLWTTYKFTPAFNLGAGARYVGSQDVKTNTTSTTPKIDSYVVYDVMASYKYNKNITYQLNVYNLTDEEYVANMNNSGRRYTPGASRSGLFSLNYKF, from the coding sequence ATGAAAAACTACATTGTAAGTAAACAACATGCAAATAAAAAAATATATTTAACTGCATCAGCTATTACTGCAACAATTTTATTATCAACACCTGCTATTTTAAGTGCAGAAACTGTATTGGATGAAATTAATGTTAATGAAAAAAAAGATAATTATTCAGAAAGTTATAAAGTTGATAAATCTTCTTCTTCAAAAATTACACAAGATTTAATTGATACTCCTCAAACTGTTCAAGTTATTACAAAAAAAGTAATGGATGAACAACAAGCTACAACTTTACAAGAGGCACTTAGAAATACTCCGGGTATTACTTTAAATCTTGGTGAAAATGGAAATACAAATGCTAAAGATAATATCAATATGAGAGGTTTTGATGTTCAAGGAAGTATTTTTAAAGATGGAATTAGAGATTTATCAAATGCAGTAAAAGATATGTACAACACTGAAGCAGTTGAAGTTACAAAAGGCGCAGTTGGTTCTGATAATGGAAGAGGTGTTTCTTCTGGATATATTAATCAAGTTTCAAAAACAGCAAAAAATGTTGATGAAGCTTCTGGAACAGCTGGATATAGTACTGCAAAAAATGCTAGATTAACAGCTGATTTAAATAAAGCATTAAATGAAACTACAGGTATTAGATTAAATGTATTGAAACAAAAAGGTGATGTTGCAGGACGTGATGAAGTTGAAATAGATAGAACAGGAATTGCTACTTCTGTTGCTTTTGGAATAGGAACTGCTACAAGAACAACTATCAATTATGAACATACAGAACAAGATGATGTTCCAGATGGTGGAATCCCAACAGTAGGTTTAAATGGTGGTGCAAAAAAAGCTGATACTTCTAAATTTTATGGAAGCTCTGATGATTTTGAAGAATCAAAAAGTGATACATTTACTATAAAATTTGAACAAGATATATCAGATAATACTATGTTTACAAATACTGCAAGATATGCAAAAACAAGCCAAGAGATGTTATTAACTTCACCTTTTAATTATTCGACAACGAATTCAACTGTTGATAGAAGAATGCATGCAAGATGGCAAGAAAATGAGATATTAACAAATCAATTAAATCTTACAACAGAAATACAAACTGGTATATTATTACATAAAATAAGTACAGGTATAGAATTAACAAAAGAAAATCAACTTACAAAAAATTATGTTTCTCAAGCAGCACAAGTAACAAGTTTATATAATCCAACAAATATTTCATGGAATGATTTATCTTTTAGTGGTCAAAAAAGTGATGGAGAAACTACAACTGTTGGTGCATACTTATTTGATTCAATAAATATTGGTGAGAAATTTATCTTAACAGGAGGAGGAAGATTTGATAGATATGATACAACAAATGATATAGTTTCAAATACATTAGTTCCTTCAACTTTAGAAGATGATGGACACTTAAATAGTTACAAAGCAGGTTTAGTTTACAAACCACTTGATAATGGAAGTGTTTATATTTCAAGAGCTACAACACAATTGCCTCCAGGTGGAGCTAACTTTACTTTAAGTGCAACAACTACAAATGCAAATAATCCAGATATGGAACCACAAAAATCTGTAACAGACGAAATTGGTACAAAATGGGATTTATTAGATAATAGACTATCTATAACAACAGCGATTTATAAAACAGTGGTTGAAAATGAAACAATGACTGAATCAGATGGAACTACTTCTCAAAATGGAGAGAAAGAGGTTAAAGGTATAGAATTTGGAATAGTTGGAGATATTACTGATAAATGGAGTATGAGTGCAGGATTTGCAAAAATGGATACAGAGTATACAAATTCTACTTCAACAAGTGAAGGTTTAAGTTTAAGATTTGCTCCAGAGCACACAGCAACTTTATGGACAACATATAAATTTACACCAGCATTTAATCTTGGAGCTGGTGCAAGATATGTAGGAAGTCAAGATGTTAAAACAAATACAACATCAACTACTCCTAAAATTGATTCTTATGTTGTTTATGATGTTATGGCTTCGTACAAATATAATAAAAATATTACTTATCAATTAAATGTGTATAATTTAACTGATGAAGAGTATGTTGCAAATATGAATAATTCAGGAAGAAGATATACACCAGGTGCTTCAAGAAGTGGATTATTCTCTTTAAATTATAAATTTTAA
- a CDS encoding Fe2+-dependent dioxygenase: MILHIPEVLSKEQLTECRNLLNKANWIDGKITAGNQAINAKNNFQLAESDPLTNYLRDIIKTALNSNPLFISAALPKHIISPFFNKYENGGNYGNHVDNSILFDMNEKKAFRTDISCSLFFTDPEEYEGGEMVIEDTFGTHEVKLPAGDLILYPSTSLHRVEPVTKGVRMVSFMWIQSMIRSAWKRSILFELDNTIQSLRVNYGEIEETLNLSIHYHKLIQEWSEL; this comes from the coding sequence ATGATACTACATATACCAGAAGTTCTTAGTAAAGAACAATTAACTGAATGCAGAAATTTACTAAATAAAGCAAATTGGATAGATGGGAAAATAACTGCTGGCAATCAAGCGATAAATGCAAAAAATAATTTTCAATTAGCTGAAAGTGACCCTTTAACAAATTATTTAAGAGATATTATAAAAACTGCATTAAATTCTAATCCTTTATTTATAAGTGCTGCTTTACCAAAACATATAATTTCACCATTTTTTAATAAATATGAAAATGGTGGAAATTATGGTAATCATGTTGATAATTCAATATTATTTGATATGAATGAAAAAAAGGCTTTTAGAACAGATATTTCATGTTCTCTTTTTTTTACTGACCCCGAAGAGTATGAGGGTGGAGAAATGGTAATTGAAGACACTTTTGGAACTCATGAAGTAAAACTTCCTGCAGGTGATTTGATACTTTATCCTTCAACTTCTTTGCATAGAGTTGAACCTGTAACAAAAGGTGTAAGAATGGTTAGTTTTATGTGGATACAAAGTATGATTAGAAGTGCTTGGAAAAGAAGTATTTTATTTGAATTAGACAATACTATTCAAAGTTTGAGAGTAAATTATGGAGAAATAGAAGAAACTTTAAATTTGTCTATTCATTATCATAAATTAATTCAAGAGTGGTCTGAACTTTGA
- a CDS encoding alpha-hydroxy acid oxidase encodes MKQKLDYIPNDLVSLYDYERYAKERMSLNSLAYVCSGAGDELTYKSNEKSFQKIFLETKTLEDLSHANTNIQLFGKNYETPIFIAPVAYQKLVDIDGEIATAQAANAMNSCMIVSSFSSSTFDDITKYTNSPLWFQLYIQPDMNVNLELIKKVEQLGYEALVITIDAPISGIRNVEQRMGFFLPDGISAINIKNPFQTTDNFENIFDIVEYLPTWKDIEYLKKNTKLPVILKGITSVSYAKKALDLGIDGIVVSNHGGRTLDTLPASIELLPKIAKVINKKIPILFDGGIRRGTDVLKAIALGANAVLIGRPIIYGLATAGALGVAHTLKILKEELEVSMIFTGCKDIQSIDETILVQ; translated from the coding sequence TTGAAACAAAAATTAGATTATATACCAAATGATTTGGTAAGTTTATATGACTATGAAAGATATGCAAAAGAGAGAATGAGTTTAAATTCATTGGCTTATGTTTGTAGTGGAGCTGGTGATGAGCTTACTTATAAAAGTAATGAGAAATCATTTCAAAAGATTTTTTTAGAAACAAAAACATTGGAAGATTTAAGCCATGCAAATACAAATATACAATTATTTGGAAAAAACTATGAAACTCCTATTTTTATAGCTCCTGTTGCATACCAAAAATTAGTTGATATTGATGGTGAAATAGCAACGGCACAAGCTGCAAATGCTATGAATAGTTGTATGATTGTGAGTTCATTTTCTAGTTCAACTTTTGATGATATTACAAAATATACAAATTCTCCTTTATGGTTTCAGTTATATATTCAACCTGATATGAATGTAAATTTAGAACTTATAAAAAAAGTAGAACAGCTTGGTTATGAGGCTTTAGTTATAACTATAGATGCACCAATAAGTGGTATTAGAAATGTTGAACAAAGAATGGGATTTTTTTTACCTGATGGAATAAGTGCTATTAATATAAAAAATCCATTCCAAACAACTGATAATTTTGAAAATATATTTGATATTGTCGAATATCTTCCAACTTGGAAGGATATAGAATATTTGAAAAAGAATACAAAATTGCCAGTTATTTTAAAAGGAATAACTTCTGTAAGTTATGCAAAAAAAGCTTTAGATTTAGGAATTGATGGTATTGTTGTGTCAAATCATGGAGGAAGAACTTTGGATACTCTTCCTGCTTCAATAGAACTTTTACCTAAAATTGCAAAAGTTATAAATAAAAAAATACCTATTTTATTTGATGGTGGTATAAGAAGAGGAACAGATGTTTTAAAAGCAATAGCACTTGGTGCAAATGCTGTATTAATTGGTAGACCTATTATCTATGGTTTGGCTACTGCTGGTGCTTTAGGTGTTGCTCATACTTTAAAAATTTTAAAAGAAGAGTTAGAAGTTTCTATGATATTTACAGGATGTAAAGATATACAAAGTATAGATGAAACAATATTGGTACAATAA
- a CDS encoding TonB-dependent receptor domain-containing protein, giving the protein MIKIKMARSVATLLVVSSGTLLSANETTTLDEVQVVTTAGGYEQNIKDAAATISVITKEELEKKSYRDISDALKNVPGINVSGSGANKTISIRGMGSEYTLYLIDGKPVQGNDAFNPNGGVVGAPINFLPPLEAIERIEVIRGPASSLYGSDAMGGVINIITKKHMDKATASIKTEYIKADKSNKVNDTTSNTSVYVNAPLIEKTLSFQFDAGIMDTSESDFFKVKKNANGSESTTLSGDSEFERKNAGGRFVVTPDENNTVNLGYSYTIQERTSTPGKSIPKELLNSMGVPVAQTESYSKSIKNKYFIDHQAKYDKFVIDSYVNYDKDKNPSRVNATTGNGIEFETTTLNSQGTYFFDTNSVTIGANYKKENLEDGATNGLPANINDIVKMERYQWALFAEDTWSVTDDLALTLSGRYDYNEQFGSNFSPKAYAVYSLTDNLNLKGGVTSGYKAPSLRQSAPDFAGVSMGGVMLGNPDLTPEKSMNYEAGLAYDNSDLGLAGSLMLFQTDFEDKLMRITNPKVCEANQPCTYKGTTYAPHQWGYTETKNVDEAESKGIELTTDYYILENLKYRHSYTYNKTEQKSGTDKGRPFTDTPKHMFNAGLDWDVTSKLLLWTQVNYNGKTTGSKSQGGGGSSYVERKAYTLLDLGGVYKYDDKLQFLAGVYNISNEINEDADNERDIDGRRYSVAMNLKF; this is encoded by the coding sequence ATGATAAAAATTAAAATGGCAAGAAGTGTTGCAACTCTTTTAGTTGTAAGCAGTGGAACATTATTAAGTGCAAATGAAACAACTACATTAGATGAGGTACAAGTTGTAACTACTGCTGGTGGGTATGAACAAAATATTAAAGATGCTGCAGCAACAATTTCAGTTATTACAAAAGAAGAATTAGAGAAAAAATCTTATAGAGATATATCTGACGCTCTTAAAAATGTTCCAGGTATTAATGTAAGCGGTAGTGGAGCTAATAAAACAATTTCTATAAGGGGTATGGGTTCAGAGTATACATTATATTTGATTGATGGAAAGCCAGTACAAGGAAATGATGCTTTTAATCCAAATGGAGGAGTTGTTGGTGCTCCTATTAACTTTTTACCACCTTTAGAAGCTATTGAAAGAATAGAGGTAATTCGTGGACCTGCTTCTTCACTTTATGGAAGTGATGCTATGGGCGGAGTTATAAATATAATTACAAAAAAACATATGGATAAAGCAACAGCTAGTATCAAAACAGAATATATAAAAGCAGATAAATCTAATAAAGTGAATGATACTACATCAAATACAAGTGTATATGTAAATGCACCACTTATTGAAAAAACTTTATCTTTTCAATTTGATGCAGGTATTATGGATACAAGTGAAAGTGATTTTTTTAAAGTTAAAAAAAATGCAAATGGTTCAGAAAGTACAACTTTATCTGGGGATAGCGAATTTGAAAGAAAAAATGCAGGTGGAAGATTTGTTGTAACTCCAGATGAAAATAATACTGTAAATCTTGGATATTCTTACACAATTCAAGAAAGAACTTCAACTCCCGGGAAAAGTATTCCTAAAGAACTTTTAAATAGTATGGGTGTTCCAGTAGCACAAACTGAGAGTTATTCTAAATCAATAAAAAATAAATATTTTATTGATCATCAAGCTAAATATGATAAGTTTGTAATTGATTCATATGTTAATTATGATAAAGATAAAAATCCATCAAGAGTAAATGCAACAACTGGAAATGGAATTGAATTCGAAACAACAACTTTAAATTCCCAAGGTACATATTTTTTTGATACAAATTCAGTAACTATTGGTGCAAATTATAAAAAAGAGAATCTTGAAGATGGTGCTACAAATGGATTACCTGCAAATATAAATGATATTGTAAAAATGGAAAGATATCAATGGGCTTTATTTGCAGAGGATACTTGGAGCGTAACTGATGATTTAGCTTTAACTTTAAGTGGACGATATGATTACAATGAACAATTTGGAAGTAATTTCTCACCAAAAGCTTATGCAGTATATAGTTTAACAGATAATTTAAACTTAAAAGGAGGAGTTACTTCTGGATATAAAGCACCAAGCTTAAGACAATCTGCTCCAGATTTTGCAGGAGTTTCTATGGGTGGAGTAATGTTAGGAAATCCAGACTTAACACCTGAAAAAAGTATGAATTATGAGGCTGGATTAGCTTATGATAATTCTGACTTAGGACTTGCTGGGAGCTTAATGTTATTTCAAACAGATTTTGAAGATAAACTTATGAGAATTACTAATCCAAAAGTTTGCGAAGCAAATCAACCTTGTACATATAAAGGGACGACTTATGCTCCTCATCAATGGGGTTATACTGAAACAAAAAATGTTGATGAGGCAGAAAGTAAGGGAATAGAACTTACAACAGATTATTATATTTTAGAAAATTTAAAATATAGACACTCTTATACATATAACAAAACAGAACAAAAAAGTGGAACTGATAAAGGAAGACCTTTCACAGATACTCCAAAACATATGTTTAATGCTGGACTTGATTGGGATGTAACTTCTAAATTATTATTGTGGACACAAGTTAATTATAATGGTAAAACAACAGGTAGCAAATCTCAAGGTGGTGGAGGTTCTTCTTATGTTGAAAGAAAAGCCTACACTCTTCTTGATTTAGGTGGAGTTTATAAATATGATGATAAATTGCAGTTTTTAGCTGGAGTTTATAATATATCAAATGAAATTAATGAAGATGCAGATAATGAAAGAGATATAGACGGTAGAAGATATAGCGTTGCTATGAATCTAAAATTTTAA
- a CDS encoding alpha/beta hydrolase: MKNLIKLLFFISFLNLYLFGNSNINIQKGISLIGNEHNQEFVISSNEQKYLIQVYKPKAEKPINGYDVVYILDGNATFPYASVMAQAIDDMSYRTKKVPPLIVAIGYTSGELFDLKARSFDYTPPYKGELKTISNRGSSEHVQGGAEKFYNFLQNELKPIIEENYPINTKKQTLFGHSYGGLFTLYAFLNHNQDFQNFIAASPSIWWNDFFILNQLKNKNLEVKNPTRLYLSVGEIENKGKNPSDIETFSSYLKNTQNLKIKILNISNASHLEALFPALNEIFKLESIE; encoded by the coding sequence GTGAAAAATTTAATAAAGTTATTATTTTTTATATCTTTTTTAAATCTTTATTTGTTTGGAAATTCTAATATAAATATACAAAAAGGTATTTCATTAATTGGAAACGAACATAATCAAGAATTTGTTATATCTTCAAATGAACAAAAATATTTAATACAAGTTTATAAGCCAAAAGCAGAAAAGCCTATAAATGGCTATGATGTTGTTTACATTTTAGATGGAAATGCAACTTTTCCTTATGCTTCTGTTATGGCACAAGCTATTGATGATATGTCTTATCGTACAAAAAAAGTCCCACCACTAATAGTTGCTATTGGTTATACTTCTGGAGAACTTTTTGATTTAAAAGCTAGAAGTTTCGATTATACACCACCATATAAAGGTGAATTAAAAACTATATCAAATCGTGGAAGTTCAGAGCATGTACAAGGTGGAGCGGAAAAATTTTATAATTTTTTACAAAATGAGTTAAAACCAATAATTGAAGAAAATTATCCAATAAACACAAAAAAACAGACTTTGTTTGGTCACTCTTATGGTGGACTTTTTACTCTATATGCTTTTTTAAATCATAATCAAGATTTTCAAAACTTCATAGCAGCAAGTCCATCTATTTGGTGGAATGATTTTTTTATTTTAAATCAGTTAAAAAATAAAAATTTAGAAGTTAAAAATCCTACAAGATTATATTTAAGTGTTGGTGAGATAGAGAATAAAGGGAAGAATCCAAGCGATATTGAGACTTTTTCTTCATATTTAAAAAATACTCAGAATTTAAAAATAAAAATTCTAAATATTTCTAATGCTTCTCATCTTGAAGCATTATTTCCTGCCTTGAATGAAATTTTTAAATTAGAATCGATAGAATAA
- a CDS encoding class I SAM-dependent methyltransferase, translating to MKQKDGYILDVSYPIFFYKEMQPLWLNSTINFLGFKTPNILQKFSYLELACATGTNLIISAINNPNGHFIGVDFNKEHIDKAKNDANFIGLKNIEFIHSDFATFLEINHNKFDFIVNHGTFSWISPTNQKNILKIVSEFLNDLGILYLHYMCYPGSTPLLPIQKLLNLVDHHVNESSNKSIEIGKNLFNDLNNAGTFVDNPKINSIVKTLENSNSYLAHEFLTDYWNPLFSVDIHKMVFENAKATFLGSANVIENLDNISIPSKMQEIIKNTKAPDLKEYLKDLARNSKQRVDIFQKNPQIFSNKEHIEVINKLKFKLLPNAPKNGAITFNTLIGDIEAPKEVISEMLEKLSKKEMSFEELSTLKSFINKPMFLIETIFLLMNANYLQVVSSNEKYIDKHFVDKFNDKMKKDGINLEIYPKCCTAI from the coding sequence ATGAAACAAAAAGATGGCTATATTTTAGATGTTTCTTACCCAATATTTTTTTATAAGGAAATGCAACCACTTTGGTTAAATAGTACTATAAATTTTTTGGGCTTTAAAACACCAAATATTTTACAAAAATTTTCATATTTAGAACTAGCTTGTGCAACAGGGACAAACTTAATAATTAGTGCAATAAATAATCCAAATGGACATTTTATAGGGGTAGATTTTAATAAAGAACATATAGATAAAGCAAAAAATGATGCAAATTTTATTGGACTTAAAAATATAGAGTTTATACACTCTGATTTTGCTACATTTTTAGAAATTAATCATAACAAATTTGATTTTATCGTAAATCATGGTACTTTTTCTTGGATTTCGCCAACTAACCAAAAAAATATCTTGAAAATAGTATCAGAATTTTTAAATGACTTAGGAATTCTTTATCTTCATTATATGTGTTATCCTGGTTCAACTCCACTATTACCAATTCAAAAATTATTAAATTTAGTTGATCATCATGTAAATGAGTCATCTAATAAAAGTATTGAAATAGGTAAAAATTTATTTAATGATTTAAATAATGCAGGAACCTTTGTTGATAATCCCAAAATAAATTCTATTGTAAAAACTTTAGAAAATAGTAACTCATACTTGGCTCATGAGTTTTTAACAGATTATTGGAATCCTTTATTTAGTGTTGATATTCATAAAATGGTTTTTGAAAATGCAAAAGCTACATTTTTAGGTAGCGCAAATGTTATTGAAAATCTTGATAATATAAGTATTCCTTCTAAAATGCAAGAGATTATAAAAAATACAAAAGCACCAGATTTAAAAGAGTATTTAAAAGATTTAGCTAGAAATTCCAAACAAAGAGTTGACATTTTTCAAAAAAATCCACAAATATTTTCAAATAAGGAACATATAGAAGTAATAAATAAATTAAAATTTAAACTTCTTCCAAATGCACCAAAAAATGGTGCCATAACTTTTAATACTTTAATTGGAGATATAGAAGCACCAAAAGAAGTTATTTCAGAAATGTTGGAAAAATTGTCAAAAAAAGAAATGAGTTTTGAAGAATTATCTACTCTAAAAAGTTTTATAAATAAACCAATGTTTTTAATAGAAACAATATTTTTACTTATGAATGCAAACTATTTACAAGTAGTTTCAAGCAACGAAAAATATATAGATAAGCATTTTGTTGATAAATTTAATGACAAAATGAAAAAAGATGGAATAAATTTAGAAATTTATCCAAAATGTTGTACTGCAATATAA
- a CDS encoding DUF4198 domain-containing protein: MKKLVYTMMLSSIVILGANAHEVWLKLDDKKNEAQLFFGHFADNQKESGEKFERIKEGVTYPKDLIKEIKRNNDNITYTLSKKSDIVVVQESEPRKNRDTGITTKRIAYIKAGRTITEVITAFDIVPIEKNSNTFKLIYNNQGVKKSEIKVISPTGWEKTFMTDDNGDFTIITPWKGLYLIQAKYEDETKGEVDGKAYDKTVHVMTYTIENNQGLSWEIKK, from the coding sequence TTGAAAAAATTAGTTTATACGATGATGTTATCATCAATTGTAATATTAGGAGCAAATGCTCATGAAGTTTGGTTAAAGTTAGATGATAAAAAAAATGAAGCTCAGTTGTTTTTCGGACATTTTGCTGATAATCAAAAAGAAAGTGGTGAAAAGTTCGAAAGAATAAAAGAGGGTGTTACTTATCCAAAAGATTTAATAAAAGAAATCAAAAGAAATAATGACAATATTACATATACTCTTTCTAAAAAAAGTGATATTGTAGTAGTTCAAGAAAGTGAACCTAGAAAAAATAGAGACACAGGTATAACTACAAAAAGAATTGCATATATAAAAGCAGGTAGAACAATTACTGAGGTTATAACAGCATTTGATATAGTTCCTATAGAAAAAAATAGTAATACTTTTAAGTTAATATATAACAATCAAGGAGTGAAAAAATCAGAAATCAAAGTTATTTCTCCAACTGGATGGGAAAAAACTTTTATGACAGATGATAATGGTGATTTTACTATTATTACTCCTTGGAAAGGTTTGTATTTAATTCAAGCAAAATATGAAGATGAAACAAAAGGTGAAGTTGATGGGAAAGCTTATGATAAAACAGTTCATGTTATGACTTATACTATCGAAAATAATCAAGGTTTATCTTGGGAAATTAAAAAATAA
- a CDS encoding PepSY-associated TM helix domain-containing protein — MHKKIWFKIHWILGVVAGVFLLLIGVSGAILSFQKEITKFINKDSYIVSVPENKIKLSTKDMLDNFQTKFPDAKINGITFSSDVESSSIITIESKDRNARGGKRYYVNPYNADILPEIKGNDFFTFVMLFHRWFALEGDLKPIGKQIVAISTISLIILSISGLIIYWPRVKRAFFKSFTFSFKHNGRAFLSTMHSAVGMWVLIFYLLACFTGLYWSYDWYRGMLFNIAGVEQPVRNMPQQANQQNAQKMQAEKSQNNTAQKEQKTQTDRVQNSENQVREMSKANFEDYEKAVLLFNNFVQRAYTNASVTFPQKGTVYKFTYLDENATHFREINSLEIDISTEKMLKHDRFENLGLNEQLLKSIFPLHSGEYFGIIGQTLMFIACLLMILFTVTGYMLFINRHKKKNSKTQKIKS; from the coding sequence ATGCATAAAAAGATATGGTTTAAAATCCATTGGATTTTAGGAGTTGTAGCAGGAGTTTTTCTCTTGCTTATTGGAGTAAGTGGAGCTATTTTATCTTTCCAAAAAGAGATAACTAAATTTATAAACAAAGATAGTTATATTGTTAGTGTGCCTGAAAATAAAATAAAATTATCAACAAAAGATATGTTAGATAATTTTCAAACAAAATTTCCTGATGCAAAAATAAATGGTATAACATTTTCAAGTGATGTAGAGTCTTCTTCTATTATAACTATTGAATCAAAAGATAGAAATGCAAGAGGTGGAAAAAGATATTATGTAAATCCATATAATGCAGATATTTTACCTGAGATTAAAGGAAATGATTTTTTTACTTTTGTAATGCTATTTCACAGATGGTTTGCTTTAGAAGGTGATTTAAAACCTATTGGAAAACAAATTGTAGCTATTTCAACTATTAGTTTAATAATTTTGTCTATTTCAGGATTGATTATTTATTGGCCAAGAGTAAAAAGAGCATTCTTCAAGAGTTTTACTTTTAGTTTTAAACATAATGGAAGAGCATTTTTATCAACTATGCATAGTGCTGTTGGTATGTGGGTATTGATTTTTTATCTATTAGCATGTTTTACAGGACTTTATTGGTCTTATGATTGGTATCGTGGAATGTTATTTAATATAGCAGGAGTTGAACAACCTGTACGAAATATGCCACAACAAGCAAATCAACAAAATGCACAAAAAATGCAAGCAGAAAAATCTCAAAATAATACAGCCCAGAAAGAGCAAAAAACTCAAACAGATAGAGTACAAAATTCTGAAAATCAGGTAAGAGAAATGTCTAAAGCAAATTTTGAGGATTATGAAAAAGCTGTTTTATTGTTTAACAATTTTGTGCAAAGAGCATATACAAATGCAAGTGTTACTTTTCCTCAAAAAGGTACAGTTTATAAATTTACATATTTAGACGAAAATGCAACACATTTTAGAGAAATAAATAGTTTAGAAATAGATATAAGTACTGAAAAAATGCTAAAACATGATAGATTTGAGAATTTAGGTTTAAATGAGCAACTACTTAAAAGTATATTTCCTCTTCATTCAGGAGAATATTTTGGTATTATTGGGCAAACTTTAATGTTTATTGCTTGTTTACTGATGATATTATTTACTGTTACAGGATATATGTTATTTATAAATAGACATAAAAAGAAAAATTCAAAAACTCAAAAAATAAAATCTTAA